A single Cryomorphaceae bacterium DNA region contains:
- a CDS encoding T9SS type A sorting domain-containing protein, translating to MKRLITILFIAAAHFSQGQQVAFQFQDTVGVFEGTDSLNMAWAGGMNSTHWSHIQLNYDGRMDLIVFDKAGRRWLPFENIDVEGQLTYRYAPQYISSFPVIRNWAVFRDYNNDGRMDLWCHTNAGIAVYRNDGNPTDGLQFTYALNTPQLFTDYGTGIPVNLYVASTDIPGIDDIDGDGDLDVVTFSILGTSVEYHTCMSQELYGHSDSLVYELGDDCWGKFKESFSNNDIYLDTCDSDLTSGANRPRHAGSSIAIRDLNGNGNMDCVLGDITFNNGNMLTNTGTPDDAFMSAQDPLFPSNDVPVNIELFPGFHWVDVDRDGDRDMIVSPNIDGGAENLHSTLFYDNIGTESNPDFSYQQDDFFQDRMVEVGEGAFPRLVDLNGDNLLDLAIGNYGTMNNGTISEPRMALYLNTGTATRPQFTLQSEDFGGLSSLPFPVGLIPSFGDLDNDGDLDMILGDGNGNVHYFTNTAGSGNLANFVLTTANLDGIDVGNMAAPELADLDRDGDLDLMIGHSIGRIHYYENTGSASSFQFTHVTDSLGSIDMSTLWYFLGYAFPNAVDRNGTWELYVGGAPGNVSRYNNIDNNLNGVFTEADTALIGLYRPGRPSPAVADLNADGRLDVILGNYSGGVQYYAGINPQDISTPELPEQAQWTLFPNPASERLQIGGLSDDTPADLTIYDLHGRQVLSGNYRGTMDISGLSGGYYLVQVLQGDRLEVHRLLIQR from the coding sequence ATGAAACGACTTATCACAATTCTTTTTATCGCCGCTGCGCACTTCAGTCAAGGACAGCAAGTGGCCTTTCAATTCCAGGACACCGTTGGTGTTTTTGAGGGTACTGACTCCCTGAACATGGCCTGGGCCGGGGGCATGAACTCGACCCACTGGTCACACATCCAGCTCAATTACGACGGTCGCATGGACCTCATTGTATTTGACAAAGCTGGAAGGCGTTGGCTACCTTTCGAAAATATAGACGTGGAGGGGCAATTGACCTACCGTTACGCCCCACAGTACATTTCGAGTTTTCCGGTGATTCGAAATTGGGCGGTCTTCAGAGATTACAACAACGACGGACGAATGGATTTGTGGTGCCATACCAATGCCGGTATTGCAGTCTACAGAAACGACGGAAACCCCACGGATGGTCTCCAATTCACGTACGCCCTCAACACGCCTCAACTTTTCACGGATTATGGAACAGGAATCCCCGTGAACCTCTATGTCGCCTCGACGGATATTCCGGGAATTGACGACATTGACGGGGATGGGGATTTAGACGTGGTGACCTTCTCTATTCTAGGCACATCGGTCGAATACCATACGTGCATGTCGCAAGAATTGTACGGCCACAGTGACTCGTTAGTTTACGAACTCGGTGATGACTGCTGGGGAAAATTCAAAGAGAGCTTCTCCAACAACGATATTTACCTAGACACCTGCGATAGCGACTTGACGAGTGGCGCAAATCGCCCACGCCATGCGGGGAGCTCCATTGCCATTCGCGATCTGAACGGAAACGGTAATATGGACTGTGTACTGGGTGACATTACCTTCAACAATGGTAACATGCTCACGAATACCGGGACTCCGGATGACGCCTTTATGAGCGCTCAAGACCCTCTTTTCCCGTCCAATGACGTTCCGGTAAATATTGAGCTCTTTCCAGGATTTCATTGGGTTGATGTAGACCGCGACGGCGACCGCGATATGATTGTATCCCCCAACATCGATGGAGGAGCGGAGAATTTACACAGCACCTTATTCTACGATAATATTGGAACGGAGAGCAATCCGGATTTCTCCTATCAGCAAGATGATTTCTTCCAAGATCGCATGGTGGAAGTTGGAGAAGGGGCCTTCCCTAGATTGGTCGATTTGAACGGAGATAATCTATTGGACTTGGCCATTGGGAATTACGGGACCATGAACAACGGGACCATCTCGGAGCCACGAATGGCGCTTTACCTCAACACGGGAACAGCAACGCGTCCGCAATTCACCCTTCAGAGTGAAGATTTTGGAGGCCTCTCTTCTCTGCCCTTCCCTGTAGGACTTATTCCGTCCTTCGGAGATTTGGATAATGATGGTGATCTAGATATGATCCTCGGTGATGGGAATGGAAACGTTCACTACTTCACCAATACAGCAGGGTCCGGCAACTTGGCCAATTTTGTACTGACCACGGCCAATTTGGACGGCATCGATGTAGGAAACATGGCCGCGCCGGAATTGGCGGATTTGGATCGAGATGGAGATTTGGATCTGATGATCGGACACTCCATCGGGCGAATTCACTACTACGAGAATACCGGTTCAGCGAGCAGTTTTCAGTTCACCCATGTCACGGATTCCTTGGGAAGTATTGATATGAGCACGCTGTGGTATTTCTTGGGATACGCCTTCCCAAATGCGGTGGATCGCAATGGCACCTGGGAGCTTTACGTGGGCGGAGCGCCAGGCAATGTTTCGCGCTACAACAATATTGACAACAATCTGAACGGAGTTTTCACGGAAGCGGATACCGCGTTGATTGGACTGTATCGACCAGGACGCCCTTCGCCAGCTGTAGCCGACCTAAACGCCGATGGACGATTGGATGTGATCCTGGGGAATTACTCAGGGGGTGTTCAATACTACGCCGGCATCAATCCACAAGACATCAGCACACCTGAGCTACCTGAGCAAGCGCAGTGGACCTTGTTCCCCAACCCGGCTTCTGAGCGCCTTCAAATTGGCGGATTGTCTGATGATACACCTGCGGACTTAACCATCTACGATCTGCACGGTCGACAAGTTCTATCGGGCAACTATCGTGGAACCATGGACATCAGCGGATTATCTGGTGGTTACTACCTTGTTCAGGTGCTTCAAGGAGATCGTTTGGAGGTGCATCGTCTCTTGATCCAACGATGA
- a CDS encoding DUF393 domain-containing protein: MNQRSIVFFDGYCNLCSHSVQFILPRDPEGYFRIAPLDGSTAKEKIARHPLPHRPDSLLLWEEGQWWVKSSAALRIARRIKGWNWAWIFRFVPPFIRDAIYDLIARNRFRIWGKRETCYLPRPEWQQRFLP; encoded by the coding sequence ATGAACCAACGGTCGATCGTTTTCTTTGATGGGTACTGCAATTTGTGCAGTCATTCCGTCCAATTTATTCTGCCTCGTGATCCAGAGGGGTATTTTCGAATAGCCCCCCTTGACGGCTCAACCGCAAAGGAAAAAATAGCGAGACACCCCCTACCTCATCGGCCCGATAGTTTGCTGCTATGGGAGGAAGGACAATGGTGGGTTAAATCTTCAGCCGCTCTTCGTATTGCGCGAAGAATAAAAGGCTGGAACTGGGCTTGGATCTTTCGTTTTGTACCACCCTTTATCCGAGACGCCATATACGACCTCATCGCCCGAAATCGATTCAGAATTTGGGGGAAAAGAGAAACGTGCTACTTGCCTCGTCCCGAATGGCAGCAACGCTTCTTGCCCTAA
- a CDS encoding calcium/sodium antiporter: MPLLFLLAGLALLTLGGDLLVRGAVSLAVRLRVSTLVIGMTVVSFATSCPELLVSLNAAFQGHTDITFGNVIGSNIANLGLVLGLTAGIFGLSISRNSLRFDWPMMILSTALFLGLVSINYRLGFWDGVLFVVLLISFNVFLISASRRDAARKIHDTTEEDEEDIPDSPGRTALYLLAGAAALFYGSEWLIDGAITLARRWEISERVISVSMVSVGTSVPELAASLVAAFKKEQSISIGNLIGSNIFNILAVLGITALITPIEVSDPHLLAVDVWWMLGVALLLAPFLYLNAKRQLYRWQGVILLLVYIFYVILLFTP, encoded by the coding sequence ATGCCACTGCTCTTTCTTCTTGCAGGATTGGCGCTATTGACCCTAGGTGGGGATCTACTAGTACGTGGGGCTGTTTCCCTGGCGGTACGTCTGAGGGTAAGTACTTTGGTCATCGGAATGACCGTAGTGTCCTTCGCAACATCATGTCCCGAACTTCTCGTTAGTCTCAATGCGGCCTTTCAAGGGCATACCGACATTACCTTCGGAAACGTCATTGGATCCAATATTGCGAACTTAGGTTTAGTCCTGGGTTTAACCGCGGGAATTTTTGGACTATCGATCTCCAGAAACAGCCTGCGTTTTGACTGGCCTATGATGATCTTGTCCACTGCACTATTTCTAGGCCTGGTGAGCATTAACTACCGCTTGGGATTTTGGGACGGAGTTCTCTTTGTGGTGCTCTTAATTTCGTTCAATGTGTTCTTGATCAGCGCCTCACGGCGCGATGCCGCCCGCAAGATCCACGACACAACAGAAGAGGATGAAGAAGATATTCCGGATTCTCCCGGTCGCACTGCCTTGTACTTGCTTGCGGGAGCAGCGGCACTCTTCTATGGTTCAGAATGGCTCATTGACGGAGCAATTACCCTTGCCCGACGCTGGGAAATAAGTGAACGCGTGATTTCGGTCTCCATGGTTTCCGTCGGAACCAGTGTTCCTGAACTCGCGGCCTCCCTCGTCGCGGCCTTCAAGAAGGAGCAGAGTATTTCCATTGGAAACCTCATTGGCTCCAATATCTTCAATATTCTTGCCGTGCTGGGAATTACGGCATTGATTACCCCCATAGAGGTGTCGGACCCCCATCTTTTAGCAGTGGATGTTTGGTGGATGCTGGGTGTGGCCCTTCTCCTCGCGCCATTTTTATACTTGAACGCCAAGCGCCAGCTTTACAGATGGCAGGGGGTCATTCTACTCCTTGTGTATATTTTTTATGTGATTTTGCTTTTCACCCCCTAA
- the mdh gene encoding malate dehydrogenase, with amino-acid sequence MKVTVVGAGNVGATCADVLAHKEIANEIILVDIKEGFAEGKALDMWETSPINLYDSRTIGSTNDYEKTAGSEVVVITSGLPRKPGMSRDDLIATNAGIVKSVTENVIKYSPDAKIVVVSNPLDVMTYQAYLTAKVDSSKVFGMAGILDTARYRSFLALELNVSPKDIQAVLMGGHGDTMVPLPRYTTVGGIPVTELIDEDKLNAIVDRTKVGGGEIVKLLGTSAWYAPGAAAAQMVEAIVRDQRRVFPVCTLLNGEYGMDGIYLGVPVILGKNGIERIIELHLNADERALLEESATAVRGVMKVLDDMDI; translated from the coding sequence ATGAAAGTTACCGTTGTAGGTGCCGGAAACGTAGGAGCTACCTGCGCTGACGTACTCGCTCACAAGGAAATTGCCAACGAGATCATCTTGGTCGATATCAAGGAAGGTTTTGCCGAAGGGAAGGCTCTTGATATGTGGGAAACTTCTCCTATCAACTTGTACGATTCACGTACGATTGGTTCCACAAACGACTACGAAAAAACTGCAGGTTCTGAAGTAGTTGTAATTACTTCTGGATTGCCGCGTAAACCGGGTATGAGCCGCGACGATTTGATCGCGACCAACGCCGGTATCGTGAAATCGGTAACCGAAAACGTGATCAAGTACTCTCCAGATGCGAAGATCGTCGTGGTTTCTAACCCATTGGACGTTATGACCTACCAGGCGTACTTGACCGCAAAAGTGGACAGCAGCAAGGTATTTGGTATGGCGGGTATTCTGGATACCGCTCGCTACCGCAGCTTCTTGGCTCTTGAGCTCAACGTATCTCCGAAAGACATTCAAGCCGTTTTGATGGGTGGTCATGGCGACACCATGGTTCCTCTTCCACGCTACACCACGGTTGGAGGTATCCCAGTAACGGAACTGATCGATGAAGATAAATTGAACGCGATTGTAGACCGCACCAAAGTAGGTGGAGGAGAAATCGTGAAATTACTAGGAACTTCTGCTTGGTACGCTCCAGGAGCTGCCGCTGCGCAGATGGTCGAGGCCATTGTCCGCGATCAGCGTCGTGTATTCCCCGTATGTACCCTCTTGAACGGTGAGTACGGTATGGACGGCATCTACCTTGGAGTGCCGGTCATTCTCGGAAAGAACGGAATCGAGCGCATCATCGAGCTACATCTGAACGCTGATGAGCGCGCATTGCTTGAGGAATCAGCTACCGCCGTTCGCGGTGTAATGAAGGTCCTCGACGATATGGATATCTAA
- the secDF gene encoding protein translocase subunit SecDF, whose product MQNKGAIRLFAILFALICLYQLSFTWIVRSVEKDAEEYANGDPALYQSYIDSMGPQPVFDLLVREYTYNEVKSRELNLGLDLKGGMNVILEVSVNDILRSLSNNSKDPIFNQAIDAANERQRDSQDDYITLFFQEFQRIRTEQSSDIRLADPTIFGNRDLKDKVNFDSSDEEVVRVLRSEAEGAIERAFTVLRARIDKFGVAQPNIQRLEGTGRILVELPGVKEPERVKRLLQSTAELGFYETYENQDMIPFLNAANERLKDIVERPTAAEVVETESESEVEATDDALNLDSFGIEEDTVEVVEDSIDSLGLADAGETAADSTLDPNAAFNPLFDILLPNYNFETNQAGTGPVIGFVAIKDTAKVIDYLNLKQVRDLLPAEMRYAKFLWEAKTESNSDENFMRLLAIAGSRDNEAYLQGDAIIDARQDYDELGRPSVSMSMNNQGANIWARMTGDNVGRSVAVVLDDYVYSYPNVNEEIKNGSTQIAGSFSVKEAKDLANILKAGKLPAPARIIQADVVGPSLGKEAISAGLVSFLIALGVVLIYMIFYYSTAGLVSNLALIANMFFIFGVLASVQAVLTLPGIAGIVLTIGMAVDANVLIYERIREEMTAGKGLRLAINDGYKNAFSSIIDANVTTLLTGIILFVFGTGPIRGFASTLIIGILTSLFSAIFLTRLIYERLLSQKRDIKFSTKMTEGAFKGLTIPFLQKRRMYYIISGVVIVLGLVSLFTRGLNQGVDFSGGRTYQVRFDQPVNTSEITESLSQAFVVEDGPAVRPEVKTFGGSNQVRITTKYRIDDKGVEVDQDIEAKLWTGVQSYFQGEITRDQFFNDSNDKEFGLMSSSQVGPTIADDIRTSAVWSILFSLVVIFLYILIRFRRWQFSLGAVAAVFHDVLIVLSLFSILYGFVPFSLEIDQAFIAALLTVIGYSLNDTVVVFDRIREYLNLHPKRDFDDNVNQALNSTLSRTVNTSLTTLFVLLVIFFFGGETIRGFMFALVVGVIVGTYSSVCIATPVMVDTIAKKMKS is encoded by the coding sequence ATGCAAAACAAAGGAGCCATCCGCTTGTTTGCGATTCTCTTTGCCCTCATCTGCTTGTACCAGCTGAGTTTTACATGGATCGTAAGAAGTGTAGAAAAAGATGCGGAAGAGTACGCGAATGGTGATCCCGCCTTGTATCAGAGCTACATCGACTCCATGGGGCCGCAACCGGTCTTTGACCTTTTGGTCCGGGAGTATACCTACAATGAGGTAAAGTCACGTGAGCTCAACTTGGGCCTTGACTTGAAAGGGGGGATGAACGTTATCCTCGAAGTTTCAGTCAATGACATTCTTCGTTCGCTCTCGAACAACTCCAAAGATCCTATCTTCAATCAAGCCATTGATGCGGCCAATGAGCGCCAGCGCGATAGTCAAGATGACTACATCACACTCTTCTTTCAAGAGTTTCAGCGTATCCGCACAGAGCAGAGCAGCGATATCCGTTTGGCTGATCCAACAATCTTTGGAAACCGTGATCTTAAGGACAAAGTAAACTTCGACAGTTCAGACGAAGAAGTTGTACGAGTTTTGCGTTCTGAAGCGGAAGGAGCCATTGAGCGTGCCTTTACTGTATTGCGCGCTCGTATCGATAAGTTCGGTGTAGCCCAGCCAAACATTCAGCGTTTGGAAGGAACTGGCCGAATTTTGGTAGAGCTTCCAGGAGTTAAGGAGCCCGAGCGTGTGAAACGACTCCTACAGTCCACTGCGGAACTCGGTTTCTACGAGACCTATGAAAACCAAGACATGATTCCATTCTTGAACGCTGCGAATGAGCGTTTGAAGGATATCGTGGAGCGTCCAACGGCTGCAGAAGTAGTGGAGACTGAAAGCGAGTCTGAAGTTGAGGCGACAGATGACGCCTTGAATTTGGATTCTTTTGGAATCGAAGAAGATACGGTAGAAGTCGTAGAGGATTCTATAGACTCTCTAGGTTTAGCAGATGCTGGTGAGACTGCAGCGGACTCTACTTTGGATCCGAATGCGGCCTTCAACCCACTGTTTGACATTCTCCTGCCGAACTACAACTTCGAAACCAACCAAGCTGGAACGGGTCCAGTAATCGGATTCGTGGCCATTAAGGACACGGCTAAGGTGATTGACTACTTGAACCTCAAGCAGGTTCGTGATCTACTTCCAGCGGAAATGCGCTACGCAAAATTCCTTTGGGAAGCGAAGACGGAGAGCAACTCCGATGAGAACTTTATGCGCCTTTTGGCCATTGCGGGAAGTCGCGACAACGAAGCGTACTTGCAAGGTGATGCGATCATCGACGCTCGTCAGGACTACGACGAATTGGGTCGCCCATCAGTATCGATGAGCATGAACAACCAAGGAGCCAACATCTGGGCACGAATGACCGGAGATAACGTTGGTCGTTCAGTAGCTGTTGTTCTCGATGACTACGTATACAGCTATCCAAACGTAAACGAAGAAATTAAAAATGGATCGACTCAAATCGCGGGTTCTTTCTCAGTGAAGGAAGCGAAGGATTTGGCGAACATCCTAAAGGCGGGTAAACTGCCAGCTCCAGCACGAATCATTCAGGCGGACGTTGTAGGACCATCCTTGGGTAAGGAGGCGATCAGCGCTGGTTTGGTTTCTTTCTTGATTGCCTTGGGTGTAGTGTTGATCTACATGATCTTCTATTACAGCACTGCTGGATTGGTGTCGAACTTGGCTTTGATCGCCAACATGTTCTTCATCTTCGGAGTTCTTGCTTCTGTACAAGCGGTTCTTACCCTTCCAGGTATTGCGGGTATCGTATTGACCATTGGTATGGCGGTAGATGCGAACGTTCTTATTTACGAACGTATTCGTGAAGAAATGACGGCCGGTAAAGGTTTGCGATTGGCCATTAACGACGGATACAAGAATGCCTTTAGCTCGATTATCGATGCAAACGTGACGACCTTGTTGACGGGTATTATCCTATTCGTATTCGGAACGGGACCTATTCGTGGATTCGCTTCTACCTTGATCATCGGTATTTTAACTTCACTCTTCTCTGCGATCTTCTTGACGCGCTTGATCTACGAGCGCCTCTTGTCACAAAAACGAGACATCAAGTTCTCGACCAAGATGACGGAAGGAGCATTCAAAGGTTTGACTATTCCATTCTTGCAGAAGCGACGCATGTACTACATCATTAGTGGCGTTGTTATTGTGCTTGGATTGGTATCGCTCTTTACGCGCGGATTGAACCAAGGGGTTGACTTCTCTGGAGGTCGTACCTACCAGGTTCGTTTTGATCAACCAGTAAACACTTCTGAAATTACGGAAAGCTTGAGTCAAGCCTTCGTTGTAGAAGATGGACCTGCTGTGCGTCCGGAGGTAAAGACCTTTGGTGGAAGCAATCAGGTGCGCATCACAACCAAGTACCGTATCGACGATAAAGGAGTAGAGGTTGATCAAGACATCGAGGCCAAGCTTTGGACGGGTGTTCAATCATATTTCCAAGGAGAGATCACCCGTGATCAGTTCTTCAACGACTCTAACGACAAGGAATTCGGGTTGATGTCGAGTTCACAAGTAGGACCAACCATTGCGGATGACATTCGCACCTCAGCGGTTTGGAGTATCCTCTTCTCGCTCGTTGTGATCTTCTTGTACATCTTGATTCGTTTCCGCCGCTGGCAGTTCTCGCTTGGAGCGGTTGCTGCGGTCTTCCACGATGTTTTGATCGTATTGTCTTTGTTCTCTATCCTGTATGGTTTTGTGCCGTTCAGCTTGGAGATCGATCAAGCGTTCATTGCTGCCTTGTTGACCGTGATTGGTTACTCCTTGAACGATACGGTGGTCGTATTCGACCGTATTCGTGAGTACTTGAACTTGCATCCAAAGCGCGACTTTGACGACAACGTGAACCAAGCTTTGAACAGCACACTGAGCCGTACGGTGAACACGTCTTTGACGACGTTATTCGTACTCTTGGTTATCTTCTTCTTTGGAGGAGAAACCATCCGTGGATTCATGTTCGCCTTGGTGGTGGGTGTCATTGTCGGAACATACTCTTCAGTGTGTATTGCTACACCAGTAATGGTCGATACCATTGCCAAGAAGATGAAGTCGTAA
- a CDS encoding twin-arginine translocase TatA/TatE family subunit, protein MLGAVFLIFNFGGGEIFIILMVFILLFGAKRIPEVARALGKGMREIRNATNDIQREIKDATGDSTNLGRQVEERIRQQTRDIEGAISRTSPRAQKPASNSDEGDASQNDEASSRNDAPEPPESKS, encoded by the coding sequence ATGCTCGGAGCCGTTTTCCTGATCTTTAATTTCGGTGGTGGAGAAATCTTCATCATCCTCATGGTGTTCATCCTGCTCTTTGGCGCTAAGCGAATTCCAGAGGTAGCCCGTGCTTTGGGAAAGGGTATGCGTGAGATTCGAAATGCAACCAATGATATTCAGCGAGAGATTAAGGATGCCACTGGCGACTCCACAAACCTCGGTCGTCAAGTAGAAGAACGGATCCGTCAGCAGACTCGAGATATTGAGGGCGCTATTTCCCGTACGTCACCCCGAGCTCAGAAGCCTGCGTCCAATTCAGATGAAGGAGATGCTTCCCAAAACGATGAGGCTTCTTCCAGAAATGACGCGCCGGAACCACCCGAATCTAAATCCTAA
- a CDS encoding gliding motility-associated C-terminal domain-containing protein encodes MKRALVALIILLNLGMAQAQIWAGLDQVICGSDSVTLGAQVDYVQGTALTMTDDVYSQVIPLGFSFLYFGNSYDKILFSSNNYITFDTTSAGGFSNWSITGPMGTLGNTPANSILGPWQDINPGITGPGVNGVLYGTYGPPGQRVFVAAFCEVPMFSCTSLLFSSQIKLFEVDNHIEMHIQSKPLCTTWNNGQAIQGLSNSDLSTTVVVPGRDAGPATAPLTWNANQDGMSFFPVGNSYIDFAIPFSPTIFSSTPPVVTWFDSTNTIVGVGDTIQVLPPGNMTYHASAFICGAQQTITDTVAIQFSGLNPTWDIDSVICRGDSTGNITSLTTGNAAPLTYQWSNGSSNPDQLGVPAGTYYVTITDQVGCFVTDTVDVFEADSLLFNPIVENDRCNNSVGRIIPNITGGVPPYTLMWNVGSTADTLSNLPAGQYDLTCIDSLGCMRTMDFIVGNDDFTVVVDSLLALPEACDQADGYIEVSASGGTPPYSYLWSNGLTGATQSALTTGTYGLTVEDVNGCSTTNQYFIPFHAAPIPGFIGPDSVETSSPTATFYDTTDAVASWFWQFGDGGSGIDSVVTHVYQQEGEYIVTLTVTDSLGCQGIATKTTFVVEEFFYYVPNAFTPNEDGTNDDFFPVVVGADPNTYVFQIYTRAGQKIFESTTLNEGWNGAVDNAGDLKKQDLYTWRLYFRTFSGREIVERGTVTMIR; translated from the coding sequence ATGAAAAGAGCACTTGTCGCGTTGATCATTCTCCTAAACCTGGGAATGGCACAAGCACAAATTTGGGCTGGATTGGACCAGGTCATTTGTGGATCTGATTCCGTTACCCTGGGCGCCCAGGTCGACTATGTTCAAGGAACGGCCTTGACCATGACCGATGATGTATACTCCCAAGTCATCCCCTTGGGGTTCAGCTTCCTCTATTTTGGCAACTCCTACGACAAGATTCTCTTCAGTTCAAACAACTACATCACTTTTGACACCACCAGCGCCGGCGGCTTTTCCAATTGGAGTATCACTGGACCAATGGGGACTCTGGGGAACACACCTGCAAATTCCATTTTGGGTCCTTGGCAAGACATCAATCCTGGCATTACCGGACCGGGCGTAAATGGGGTACTCTACGGCACCTATGGACCTCCGGGACAGCGGGTATTTGTAGCGGCCTTTTGCGAAGTCCCTATGTTCAGCTGTACCTCTCTATTGTTTAGCTCCCAAATCAAACTGTTCGAAGTGGATAACCACATCGAAATGCACATCCAGAGTAAGCCGCTCTGCACCACTTGGAACAATGGCCAGGCCATTCAAGGGCTTTCGAATTCCGATTTATCCACGACCGTTGTTGTTCCCGGGCGCGATGCAGGACCGGCGACTGCACCGTTGACTTGGAATGCCAACCAAGATGGGATGTCCTTTTTCCCCGTTGGAAATTCCTATATCGATTTTGCCATTCCCTTTTCTCCGACCATCTTTAGTTCCACTCCCCCTGTAGTGACGTGGTTCGATTCAACAAACACCATTGTTGGCGTCGGTGATACCATTCAGGTTCTTCCTCCGGGGAACATGACCTACCATGCTTCTGCTTTCATTTGCGGGGCTCAACAGACCATCACCGATACCGTGGCTATTCAATTTTCTGGCCTCAACCCTACTTGGGATATCGATAGTGTCATTTGTCGGGGAGACAGCACTGGAAACATCACTTCACTGACCACAGGGAATGCTGCACCCCTGACTTATCAATGGTCCAATGGTTCTTCAAATCCCGATCAATTGGGCGTTCCCGCCGGAACATATTATGTGACGATTACCGATCAGGTCGGTTGTTTTGTGACCGATACCGTTGATGTTTTTGAAGCGGATAGCCTTCTGTTTAACCCCATTGTAGAGAATGATCGATGCAATAATTCTGTGGGTCGCATCATTCCAAACATCACCGGTGGAGTACCGCCCTACACCCTAATGTGGAACGTAGGTAGTACCGCCGACACCTTGTCTAATCTGCCCGCAGGCCAATACGACCTTACCTGCATCGATAGCTTGGGCTGCATGCGTACTATGGATTTTATAGTGGGAAATGACGACTTTACCGTGGTTGTGGATTCTCTTTTAGCACTGCCTGAGGCGTGTGACCAAGCCGATGGATACATCGAGGTGAGCGCATCTGGAGGAACGCCGCCATACAGCTACTTGTGGAGCAATGGCCTAACCGGGGCAACTCAAAGTGCCCTTACCACCGGAACATATGGCCTTACGGTAGAAGACGTCAATGGCTGCTCCACTACCAATCAATATTTTATCCCCTTCCACGCGGCACCCATCCCCGGATTCATAGGACCTGATTCGGTCGAAACCTCATCGCCTACGGCAACCTTCTACGACACCACCGATGCTGTAGCTTCTTGGTTCTGGCAGTTTGGTGACGGAGGATCAGGCATTGACAGTGTGGTGACCCACGTGTACCAACAGGAGGGCGAGTATATCGTAACGCTCACGGTAACCGATAGCCTCGGATGTCAAGGAATTGCGACCAAAACAACCTTTGTGGTGGAGGAATTTTTCTACTATGTACCCAATGCCTTCACGCCGAACGAGGATGGAACCAACGACGATTTCTTCCCTGTGGTGGTCGGCGCTGACCCGAACACCTACGTCTTTCAGATCTACACGCGGGCCGGTCAAAAAATATTCGAATCCACGACCCTCAACGAAGGCTGGAATGGAGCTGTAGATAATGCCGGAGATTTGAAAAAACAAGACCTCTATACCTGGAGGTTGTACTTCCGAACTTTTAGCGGTCGAGAAATTGTGGAACGCGGAACTGTGACGATGATTCGATAA